Proteins found in one Pseudomonas mosselii genomic segment:
- the ureC gene encoding urease subunit alpha: MSRISRRAYADMFGPTVGDRVRLADTALWVEVEKDFTIYGEEVKFGGGKVIRDGMGQGQMLAAEAMDLVLTNALIIDHWGIVKADIGVKHGRIAAIGKAGNPDVQPGVTVPVGPGTEVIAAEGKIVTAGGIDSHIHFICPQQVDEALTSGVTTFIGGGTGPATGTNATTCTPGPWYLARMLQAADCLPINIGLLGKGNASRPEALREQIAAGAVGLKLHEDWGSTPAAIDCCLGVAEEMDIQVAIHTDTLNESGCIEDTLAAIGERTIHTFHTEGAGGGHAPDIIRAAGQANVLPSSTNPTLPYTVNTVDEHLDMLMVCHHLDPSIAEDVAFAESRIRRETIAAEDILHDMGAFAMTSSDSQAMGRVGEVVLRTWQVAHQMKLRRGPLAPDGAYSDNFRVKRYIAKYTLNPALTHGIAHEVGSVEVGKLADLVLWAPAFFAVKPALVLKGGMIATAPMGDINGSIPTPQPVHYRPMFGALGAARHATRMTFLPQAALDRGLPHELKLQSLIGVAHGCRRVRKADMVHNTLQPLIEVDAQTYQVRADGELLVCEPAHELPLAQRYFLF; encoded by the coding sequence ATGAGCCGTATTTCCCGTCGGGCCTACGCCGACATGTTCGGGCCCACTGTCGGCGACCGCGTGCGCCTGGCCGACACCGCGCTGTGGGTGGAGGTGGAGAAGGACTTCACGATCTATGGCGAAGAGGTCAAGTTCGGCGGCGGCAAGGTGATCCGCGACGGCATGGGCCAGGGCCAGATGCTGGCGGCCGAGGCCATGGACCTGGTGCTGACCAACGCGTTGATCATCGACCACTGGGGCATCGTCAAGGCCGATATCGGCGTCAAGCACGGCCGTATCGCCGCCATCGGCAAGGCCGGCAACCCTGATGTGCAGCCCGGCGTGACGGTGCCGGTAGGGCCGGGCACCGAGGTGATCGCCGCCGAAGGCAAGATCGTCACCGCAGGCGGCATCGACTCGCATATCCACTTCATCTGCCCGCAGCAGGTGGACGAGGCGTTGACCAGCGGCGTGACCACCTTCATCGGCGGCGGCACCGGGCCGGCCACCGGCACCAACGCCACCACCTGCACCCCCGGCCCCTGGTACCTGGCGCGCATGCTCCAGGCCGCAGACTGCCTGCCGATCAACATCGGCCTGCTGGGCAAGGGCAACGCCTCGCGCCCCGAGGCCCTGCGCGAGCAAATTGCTGCCGGCGCCGTGGGCCTCAAGCTGCACGAGGACTGGGGCTCGACGCCCGCCGCCATCGACTGCTGCCTGGGCGTGGCCGAGGAGATGGACATCCAGGTGGCGATCCACACCGACACGCTCAACGAGTCGGGTTGCATTGAGGACACCCTGGCCGCCATCGGCGAGCGCACTATTCACACCTTCCACACCGAAGGGGCAGGTGGCGGCCACGCGCCGGACATCATCCGCGCGGCGGGGCAGGCCAACGTGCTGCCGTCCTCGACCAATCCGACGCTGCCCTACACCGTGAACACGGTAGACGAGCATCTCGACATGCTCATGGTCTGCCACCACCTGGACCCGAGCATCGCCGAGGACGTGGCTTTCGCCGAGTCGCGCATCCGCCGCGAGACCATCGCCGCCGAGGATATCCTCCACGACATGGGCGCCTTCGCCATGACCTCGTCCGACTCCCAGGCCATGGGCCGGGTCGGCGAGGTGGTGCTGCGCACCTGGCAGGTGGCGCACCAGATGAAGCTGCGCCGTGGCCCGCTGGCGCCGGATGGCGCCTACAGCGACAACTTCCGGGTCAAGCGCTACATCGCCAAGTACACCCTCAACCCGGCGCTGACCCATGGCATCGCCCACGAGGTCGGTTCGGTGGAGGTGGGCAAGCTCGCCGACCTGGTGTTGTGGGCGCCGGCGTTCTTCGCGGTCAAGCCGGCGCTGGTGCTCAAGGGCGGGATGATCGCCACGGCGCCAATGGGCGATATCAACGGCTCGATCCCGACCCCGCAACCGGTGCACTACCGGCCTATGTTCGGCGCCCTGGGCGCGGCGCGGCATGCCACGCGCATGACCTTTCTGCCCCAGGCCGCCCTGGACCGTGGCCTGCCCCATGAGCTGAAGCTGCAGAGCCTGATCGGCGTGGCCCATGGCTGTCGGCGGGTGCGCAAGGCCGACATGGTCCACAACACCCTGCAACCGCTGATCGAGGTCGATGCCCAGACCTACCAGGTGCGCGCCGACGGCGAGTTGCTGGTGTGCGAGCCGGCCCACGAGCTGCCGCTGGCGCAGCGCTATTTCCTGTTCTGA
- the ureE gene encoding urease accessory protein UreE, translating into MIVLTRRITQAGAITGTVTLDVDSRIKSRLRVTLEDGREAGLMLERGHLLRGGELLSDAEGTQVIQVLAAPEAVSTVRCADPHLLARAAYHLGNRHVPLQIEPGLLRYQHDHVLDDMLRGLGLEVVAEQAPFEPEAGAYQSAPHGHSHGHAHPFVRLPAHS; encoded by the coding sequence ATGATTGTCCTCACCCGTCGCATCACCCAAGCCGGCGCCATCACCGGCACCGTCACCCTCGATGTCGACAGCCGCATCAAGAGCCGTCTGCGCGTCACCCTCGAGGATGGCCGCGAGGCCGGATTGATGCTCGAGCGCGGCCATCTGCTGCGTGGCGGCGAACTGCTGAGCGACGCCGAAGGCACTCAGGTAATCCAGGTACTGGCCGCGCCGGAGGCGGTGTCCACGGTGCGCTGCGCCGACCCGCACCTGCTGGCCCGCGCCGCCTACCACCTGGGCAACCGCCATGTGCCGCTGCAGATCGAGCCGGGCCTGTTGCGTTACCAGCACGACCATGTGCTCGACGACATGCTGCGCGGCCTGGGGCTGGAGGTGGTCGCCGAACAGGCGCCGTTCGAGCCCGAGGCCGGCGCCTACCAGAGCGCGCCACACGGACATTCCCACGGCCACGCCCATCCGTTCGTTCGTTTGCCTGCCCATTCCTGA
- a CDS encoding HupE/UreJ family protein, which produces MKKTFALVLLMVALPAFAHPGHDANPLQDGLLHPLTGLDHLLMLLGTGVLAALTRRNLALPLATLAAMFVGAVCGHLFGDVVGMEQMILGSLLVAAAAMLLPSRQLLLSLIMPVFALFHGWAHGVEATPSAFWQFSAGFVTVSGLLLAVGFGVGCLLRRHAGLQKAFGGGLLAGAALVLAG; this is translated from the coding sequence ATGAAAAAGACTTTCGCCCTGGTACTGCTGATGGTGGCCCTGCCGGCCTTCGCCCACCCCGGCCACGACGCCAACCCGTTGCAGGACGGCCTGCTGCACCCGCTGACCGGCCTCGATCACCTGCTGATGCTGCTCGGTACCGGCGTGCTCGCCGCCCTGACCCGACGCAACCTGGCCCTGCCGTTGGCGACCCTGGCGGCGATGTTTGTTGGCGCGGTGTGCGGCCATCTGTTCGGCGACGTGGTTGGTATGGAGCAGATGATCCTCGGCTCGCTGCTGGTGGCCGCCGCCGCCATGCTGCTGCCGAGCCGCCAGTTGCTGCTGTCGCTGATCATGCCGGTGTTCGCCCTGTTCCACGGCTGGGCCCACGGCGTGGAAGCCACCCCCAGCGCGTTCTGGCAGTTCAGCGCCGGCTTCGTCACGGTCAGCGGCCTGCTGCTGGCGGTGGGCTTCGGCGTCGGCTGCCTGCTGCGTCGTCATGCCGGCCTGCAGAAAGCCTTTGGCGGCGGCCTGCTGGCCGGTGCCGCCCTGGTGCTGGCCGGCTGA
- a CDS encoding urease accessory protein UreF, which yields MTSDLALLRLLQLASPGLPVGGFTYSQGLEWAVEAGWVKGAKGFAAWQREQLRDTLGHLDWPLLARLYRACQADDADAFAHWSLFLLANRETAELRLEERQRGSALARLLDGWQLAQAPAWRASLELSQLGGMAWLGAHWSIPLRQLALGHGFAWLEGAVMAGVKLVPFGQQAAQTLLRDLGEELPAVLDHALALDDDQLGGGLPLLAIASSRHETQYTRLFRS from the coding sequence ATGACCAGCGACCTGGCGTTGCTGCGCCTGTTGCAGCTGGCCAGCCCCGGCCTGCCCGTGGGCGGCTTCACCTACTCGCAAGGCCTGGAGTGGGCCGTGGAAGCCGGCTGGGTGAAGGGTGCCAAGGGCTTCGCGGCCTGGCAGCGCGAGCAGTTGCGCGACACCCTCGGCCATCTCGATTGGCCGCTGCTGGCACGCCTTTACCGGGCATGCCAGGCAGACGATGCCGATGCCTTCGCCCACTGGAGCCTGTTCCTGCTGGCCAACCGCGAGACTGCCGAACTGCGCCTTGAAGAGCGCCAGCGCGGCAGCGCCCTGGCACGCCTGCTCGATGGCTGGCAACTGGCGCAGGCTCCGGCCTGGCGCGCCAGCCTCGAACTCAGTCAGTTGGGCGGCATGGCCTGGCTCGGCGCGCATTGGTCGATTCCTCTGCGCCAGCTCGCCCTGGGCCATGGCTTCGCCTGGCTGGAAGGGGCGGTGATGGCGGGGGTGAAGCTGGTGCCGTTCGGCCAGCAGGCCGCCCAGACCTTGCTGCGTGACCTGGGCGAGGAGCTGCCCGCGGTGCTCGATCATGCCCTGGCCCTCGACGACGACCAGCTCGGCGGCGGTCTGCCGCTGCTGGCCATCGCCTCATCGCGTCACGAAACCCAATACACCCGTTTGTTCCGTTCCTGA
- the ureG gene encoding urease accessory protein UreG, whose amino-acid sequence MENYQQPLRVGVGGPVGSGKTALLECLCKAMRDHYQIAVVTNDIYTKEDQRILTEAGALAPERIVGVETGGCPHTAIREDASMNLAAVEALARRFGNLEVIFVESGGDNLSATFSPELADLTIYVIDVAEGEKIPRKGGPGITKSDFLVINKTDLAPYVGASLEVMERDTRRMRPERPWTFSNLKKGEGLQAVIDFIVERGMLGERGCRSYGA is encoded by the coding sequence ATGGAAAACTACCAGCAACCCTTGCGCGTCGGTGTCGGCGGCCCGGTCGGATCCGGCAAGACCGCGCTGCTCGAGTGCCTGTGCAAGGCCATGCGCGACCACTACCAGATCGCCGTGGTGACCAACGACATCTACACCAAGGAGGACCAGCGCATCCTCACCGAGGCCGGGGCCCTTGCACCCGAGCGTATCGTCGGCGTCGAGACCGGTGGCTGTCCGCACACCGCCATCCGCGAGGACGCCTCGATGAACCTGGCCGCCGTCGAGGCACTGGCGCGCAGGTTCGGCAACCTCGAAGTGATCTTCGTCGAGAGTGGCGGCGACAACCTCAGCGCCACCTTCAGCCCGGAGCTGGCCGACCTTACCATCTACGTGATCGATGTGGCCGAGGGCGAGAAGATCCCGCGCAAGGGCGGGCCGGGCATCACCAAGTCAGATTTCCTGGTGATCAACAAGACCGACCTGGCGCCCTATGTTGGTGCTTCTCTGGAGGTGATGGAGCGTGATACCCGGCGCATGCGCCCGGAGCGGCCATGGACGTTCAGCAACCTGAAGAAGGGCGAGGGCTTGCAAGCGGTAATCGATTTCATCGTCGAGCGGGGGATGCTGGGAGAAAGAGGCTGTAGGAGTTATGGAGCGTGA
- a CDS encoding cell wall hydrolase, which produces MRLSWMLFGLSLTLLTGPLPAADSQKAAVAEDKAQALEEKVVEDAPPPKKQETLTPGEVQAVDPAGQAPMDDSITCLARTIYWEAKGADTKDMSAVASVVLNRLGHEGFPDSICGVVKQGVESKSCQFSWWCDGRPDQVEEAQRYAVAKEIARKALNQQLQDPTGGALYFHDRNVNPEWAKAYRKTAETTHFLFYKPNQALAR; this is translated from the coding sequence ATGCGCCTATCGTGGATGCTGTTCGGCCTGTCCCTGACCCTGCTTACAGGCCCCCTCCCTGCCGCCGACAGCCAGAAGGCCGCGGTCGCCGAAGACAAGGCACAGGCGCTGGAAGAAAAGGTGGTCGAGGATGCGCCACCGCCGAAAAAGCAGGAAACCCTTACCCCCGGTGAAGTCCAGGCCGTCGACCCAGCCGGCCAGGCGCCGATGGACGACAGCATCACCTGCCTGGCGCGCACCATCTACTGGGAGGCCAAGGGCGCCGACACCAAGGACATGAGCGCGGTGGCCAGCGTGGTGCTCAACCGCCTGGGCCACGAGGGCTTTCCCGACAGCATCTGTGGGGTGGTCAAGCAGGGCGTCGAGAGCAAGAGCTGCCAGTTTTCCTGGTGGTGCGACGGGCGCCCCGACCAGGTGGAAGAAGCGCAACGTTACGCGGTAGCCAAGGAAATCGCTCGCAAGGCCCTCAACCAGCAGTTGCAGGACCCGACCGGCGGCGCGCTTTATTTCCATGACCGCAATGTGAACCCGGAGTGGGCCAAGGCCTACCGCAAGACCGCCGAGACCACACACTTCCTGTTCTACAAGCCGAACCAGGCGCTGGCTCGGTAG
- a CDS encoding AEC family transporter, with translation MLPLLLTTLVPIILLIALGTWLRLRGFLAETFWPGAERLSYYVLLPSLFLHGLATANLDGVPVLGMVGVLMLSTLLGALLLVLYQGAASHDGADFTSVFQGGVRFNNYIGATLAAGIYGTAGIALAAVANAAIVPLVNLLCVLVFARFSARHSSPATVLKAIFANPLIIGCAAGLLLRLTGLGLPAGLEPTVKALGQAALPLGLLCVGAALGGARLGQQVKPLVAASLFKFLVMPLTTWCLCRVLGLGGQAAVVAVLFQALPTASSSYVMARQMGGNAPLMATIIALQTVVAAATLPLMLTLTLS, from the coding sequence ATGCTCCCTCTGCTGCTCACCACCCTTGTCCCGATCATCCTGCTCATCGCCCTGGGCACCTGGCTGCGGCTGCGTGGCTTTCTCGCCGAAACCTTCTGGCCCGGTGCCGAGCGCCTGAGCTACTACGTGCTGCTGCCGTCGCTGTTCCTCCACGGCCTGGCCACCGCCAACCTCGACGGCGTGCCGGTGCTGGGCATGGTCGGCGTGCTGATGCTCTCGACGCTGCTCGGCGCCCTGCTGCTGGTGCTCTACCAGGGCGCGGCCAGTCATGACGGCGCCGACTTCACTTCGGTGTTCCAGGGTGGCGTGCGCTTCAACAACTATATTGGCGCAACCCTGGCCGCCGGAATCTACGGCACGGCCGGCATCGCCCTGGCGGCGGTGGCCAACGCCGCCATCGTGCCACTGGTCAACCTGCTCTGCGTGCTGGTCTTCGCCCGCTTCAGCGCACGCCACAGTTCACCCGCCACCGTGCTCAAGGCGATCTTCGCCAATCCGCTGATCATCGGCTGCGCCGCTGGGCTGCTGCTACGGCTGACCGGCCTGGGCCTGCCGGCCGGCCTGGAACCCACGGTCAAGGCCCTGGGCCAGGCGGCGCTGCCACTGGGCCTGTTGTGCGTCGGCGCGGCGCTGGGCGGGGCGCGCCTGGGCCAGCAGGTCAAACCGCTGGTGGCCGCGTCGCTGTTCAAATTCCTGGTCATGCCGCTGACCACCTGGTGCCTGTGCCGGGTGCTCGGGCTGGGCGGCCAGGCCGCGGTGGTAGCCGTGCTGTTCCAGGCGCTGCCCACCGCCTCGTCGTCCTACGTGATGGCGCGGCAAATGGGCGGTAACGCGCCGCTGATGGCCACCATCATCGCCCTGCAGACCGTCGTCGCCGCCGCAACCCTGCCGCTGATGCTGACTTTGACGTTGAGTTGA
- a CDS encoding LysR family transcriptional regulator: MSLKALRTLVTIARHGTFARAADLLSLTPSAVSLHIKTLEEELQVALFDRSRRQVVLTEAGQLAVARAEGILAAYDELADTLASGPSLRGRLRIGAIHTVLARRLPRALVWIKAHHPELHVSVVSGMSAELARRVEDGELDAAITTEPVSPYPQSLQNTPLFEDRFWAIASPDLAGQSLPTLLANQPFLRFDKRAWAGRQIEQELRRQRLQVNEQMELDSQEALARMAAMGLGVAVIPMSDDDLERLPAATVLPFGEPQLTRRMVLLEHEKSQRRHLSAVLKTALEA, translated from the coding sequence GTGTCCCTCAAAGCCCTGCGCACCCTGGTCACCATCGCCCGCCATGGTACCTTCGCCCGCGCCGCCGACCTGCTGAGCCTGACCCCTTCAGCGGTGAGCCTGCACATCAAGACCCTGGAAGAAGAGCTGCAGGTCGCCCTGTTCGACCGCAGCCGCCGGCAAGTCGTGCTGACCGAGGCCGGGCAACTGGCGGTAGCGCGCGCAGAAGGCATCCTGGCTGCCTACGACGAGCTGGCCGATACCCTGGCCAGTGGCCCGAGCCTGCGCGGGCGCCTGCGCATCGGCGCGATCCACACGGTGCTTGCCCGGCGCCTGCCCAGAGCGCTGGTTTGGATCAAGGCCCACCATCCCGAGCTGCATGTCAGCGTGGTCTCGGGCATGTCGGCGGAGCTCGCCCGCCGGGTCGAGGATGGCGAACTGGACGCGGCCATCACTACCGAGCCCGTCAGTCCGTACCCGCAGAGCCTGCAGAACACGCCGCTGTTCGAGGACCGCTTCTGGGCCATCGCCAGCCCTGACCTGGCCGGTCAGAGCCTGCCGACACTGCTCGCCAACCAGCCGTTCCTGCGCTTCGACAAGCGCGCCTGGGCCGGTCGGCAGATCGAACAGGAACTGCGCCGCCAGCGCCTGCAGGTCAACGAGCAGATGGAACTGGACAGCCAGGAGGCCCTGGCGCGGATGGCAGCCATGGGCTTGGGTGTGGCGGTCATTCCCATGAGCGACGATGACCTCGAACGATTGCCGGCCGCCACCGTGTTGCCCTTCGGCGAGCCACAGCTGACCCGGCGCATGGTGCTGTTGGAACACGAGAAGAGTCAGCGCCGGCATTTAAGCGCCGTACTCAAGACTGCGCTCGAGGCATGA
- a CDS encoding ABC transporter permease, with the protein MSGGFPEALQFSFAGWVNRLVDWLVLHYGDHLRGISDQLLQLLVGLENLLRLLPWWLLLLLVGLLAWHASRSLARAVVLPLLLALIGMLGLWDKLLQTLALVLVSTGLCVLVGVPLGILLATRPLARRLILPVLDVMQTLPAFVYLIPVLMLFGLGKVPAVFATLIYALPPLVRLTDLGLAQIDPSLLQAAHGLGASRWQRLRRIALPLALPSIMAGLNQSVMMALSMVVVASMIGARGLGEDVLAGIQTLNVGQGVEAGLAIVALAMVIDRISQAYGRPGR; encoded by the coding sequence GTGAGCGGCGGCTTCCCCGAAGCCCTGCAATTCTCCTTCGCCGGCTGGGTCAACCGCCTGGTCGACTGGCTGGTGCTGCACTATGGCGATCACCTGCGCGGCATCTCCGATCAACTGCTGCAACTGCTGGTGGGCCTGGAAAACCTGCTCCGGCTGCTGCCTTGGTGGCTGCTGTTGCTGCTGGTCGGGCTGCTGGCCTGGCACGCCAGCCGCAGCCTGGCACGGGCAGTGGTGCTGCCGCTGCTGCTGGCGCTGATCGGCATGCTCGGGCTGTGGGACAAGCTGCTACAGACCCTCGCCCTGGTGCTGGTGAGTACCGGCCTGTGTGTGCTGGTTGGCGTGCCGCTGGGCATCCTGCTGGCCACCCGCCCCCTGGCCCGGCGCCTGATCCTGCCGGTGCTCGACGTGATGCAGACGTTGCCGGCCTTCGTCTACCTGATTCCAGTGCTGATGCTGTTCGGCCTGGGCAAGGTGCCTGCGGTGTTCGCCACCCTCATCTACGCCCTGCCGCCGCTGGTGCGCCTGACCGACCTGGGCCTGGCGCAGATCGACCCGTCACTGCTGCAGGCCGCTCACGGCCTGGGCGCCAGCCGCTGGCAGCGCTTGCGACGCATCGCCCTACCGCTGGCCTTGCCGAGCATCATGGCCGGGCTCAACCAGTCGGTGATGATGGCCTTGTCGATGGTAGTGGTGGCCTCGATGATCGGCGCCCGCGGGCTGGGCGAGGATGTGCTGGCGGGAATCCAGACCCTGAACGTCGGCCAGGGCGTCGAAGCGGGCCTGGCGATCGTCGCCCTGGCGATGGTCATCGACCGCATCAGCCAGGCCTATGGTCGCCCCGGGCGCTGA
- a CDS encoding ABC transporter substrate-binding protein, with translation MKKVPTLLAGLLLAIGLASTDSAASAEQPAPIHFGAIGWESGALTTEILRLIVERGYGYPTDTLPGSTVSMEVALARNDLQVIAEEWAGRSPAWVKAEQAGQVFALGDTVKNAEEGWWVPAYVIKGDPARKLKPLAPDLRSVDDLKRYPQVFDDPEAPGKGRFLNSPSGWTSETVNSQKLKAYGLDGLYNNFRSGTGAALDAEIAAKIKLGKPVLFYYWSPTPLMGRYDLVRLEEPPFDATAWATLTDAANPSPKGSRSLPAKLSIGVSKAFRDAHPELVAVFEKVDLPIDTLNKALADMSETRQKPRDAAIAFLRANPAVWKAWLPAENAAKVEAGL, from the coding sequence ATGAAGAAAGTCCCCACCCTGCTGGCCGGCCTGCTGCTGGCCATCGGCCTGGCCAGCACCGACAGCGCCGCATCAGCCGAACAACCCGCCCCTATCCACTTCGGCGCCATCGGCTGGGAAAGCGGCGCACTGACCACCGAGATCCTGCGCCTGATCGTCGAACGTGGCTACGGCTACCCCACCGACACCCTGCCCGGCAGCACCGTGAGCATGGAAGTGGCCCTGGCACGCAACGACCTGCAAGTGATCGCCGAGGAATGGGCCGGGCGCAGCCCGGCCTGGGTCAAGGCCGAGCAGGCCGGCCAGGTGTTCGCCCTGGGCGACACGGTGAAGAACGCGGAGGAAGGCTGGTGGGTACCGGCCTACGTCATCAAGGGCGACCCGGCCCGCAAACTCAAGCCCTTGGCTCCGGACCTGCGCAGCGTCGACGACCTCAAGCGCTACCCCCAGGTATTCGACGACCCCGAGGCGCCCGGCAAGGGCCGCTTCCTCAATAGCCCCAGCGGCTGGACTTCCGAGACCGTCAACAGCCAGAAGCTCAAGGCCTATGGCCTGGACGGGCTGTACAACAACTTCCGCAGCGGCACCGGCGCGGCCCTCGACGCCGAAATCGCCGCCAAGATCAAGCTCGGCAAGCCTGTGTTGTTCTACTACTGGAGCCCTACTCCACTGATGGGCCGCTACGACCTGGTACGCCTCGAAGAACCCCCGTTCGATGCAACCGCCTGGGCCACCCTCACCGATGCCGCCAACCCCAGCCCCAAAGGCAGCCGTTCGCTGCCGGCCAAGCTCTCGATCGGGGTGTCGAAGGCGTTTCGTGACGCCCACCCGGAACTGGTCGCCGTGTTCGAGAAAGTCGACCTGCCCATCGACACTCTGAACAAGGCCCTCGCCGACATGAGCGAAACCCGACAGAAACCCCGCGACGCGGCGATCGCCTTCCTGCGTGCAAACCCTGCGGTTTGGAAGGCCTGGCTGCCCGCCGAAAACGCCGCCAAGGTCGAGGCCGGCCTGTGA